From the candidate division WOR-3 bacterium genome, one window contains:
- a CDS encoding OmpA family protein, translating to MKAAVKITTILMGIAFVLILVGCPKKCVKPVAEEPVVVEPPEEEVVPPEKPRVQLDLQTIYFDFDKSDIRPGDAQILQSNASKIKNVINSGQKVRVTIEGHCCPIGTSEYNMALGQRRAESARKYLINLGIPADVLNTISYGEERLVTTDSAQYHLNRRCEFKSSSE from the coding sequence ATGAAAGCAGCAGTTAAAATCACAACCATTTTGATGGGCATTGCTTTTGTGCTCATTCTTGTTGGTTGCCCAAAGAAGTGCGTGAAACCGGTTGCTGAAGAACCGGTGGTGGTGGAGCCGCCAGAAGAAGAGGTTGTCCCGCCGGAAAAACCGCGGGTGCAATTGGACCTGCAAACGATTTACTTCGACTTTGATAAATCTGACATCAGGCCGGGTGACGCCCAGATTCTTCAGAGCAATGCGAGTAAGATAAAGAATGTGATTAATAGCGGTCAAAAGGTGAGGGTAACGATTGAAGGTCACTGCTGTCCGATTGGCACATCTGAGTATAATATGGCTCTTGGTCAGCGCCGGGCAGAGTCAGCGAGAAAGTATTTGATTAACCTAGGCATTCCTGCTGATGTCCTTAACACTATTAGTTATGGTGAGGAGAGGCTGGTAACAACTGACTCGGCGCAATACCACCTCAATAGACGGTGCGAGTTTAAGAGCTCAAGCGAGTAG
- the ybgF gene encoding tol-pal system protein YbgF, with protein MAAILFTGCGIHREYVRRGELLDTIAVRLNRIEKKQLKQEEDFGRLRADAFDAIEKIEVQIGAVDAELTDLAERVERIGRRVGAWRGEITTGSSTPNETAVVIVDTAVAGIDADRLYNTAYLDFTKGEYQTAIMGFRRFIQLFPSSEMADNAQYWLGECFYSLNQLDSAEIEFKQVKNKYPDGNKVPAAVYKLGLIYQFQGKTSAAQEKFREVVENYPSSPEAKLAQERLKPKQ; from the coding sequence TTGGCTGCCATTTTATTCACCGGATGTGGGATTCATCGTGAGTATGTGCGTCGGGGGGAACTTTTGGATACGATAGCGGTTCGCCTTAATCGCATAGAGAAAAAGCAACTGAAGCAAGAGGAGGACTTTGGGCGGTTGCGGGCAGATGCTTTTGATGCCATTGAAAAAATTGAGGTTCAAATTGGTGCGGTGGATGCTGAGCTAACAGATTTAGCCGAGCGAGTCGAACGGATTGGAAGACGGGTAGGTGCTTGGCGTGGGGAAATCACAACTGGTAGTTCGACTCCAAATGAAACTGCTGTGGTGATTGTCGATACCGCAGTTGCAGGAATTGATGCCGATCGACTTTATAATACTGCGTATCTTGATTTTACTAAGGGTGAATATCAAACGGCAATAATGGGTTTCCGCCGATTTATTCAGCTTTTTCCCTCGAGTGAGATGGCAGATAACGCCCAGTACTGGTTAGGAGAATGTTTTTATTCGTTGAATCAACTGGATAGTGCCGAAATCGAGTTTAAGCAGGTGAAAAATAAATATCCAGATGGGAACAAGGTGCCAGCCGCAGTGTACAAGTTGGGATTAATTTATCAATTCCAGGGGAAGACGAGTGCGGCGCAAGAAAAATTTAGGGAGGTGGTTGAGAATTATCCATCAAGTCCTGAGGCAAAACTGGCGCAAGAGCGTTTGAAACCCAAACAATAA
- a CDS encoding MotA/TolQ/ExbB proton channel family protein: MSVVSWAIFFRKSRQLRRAQAQSRAFLEAFGYRRNINDYQELARLFPASPLVSLLGSAVEEWHSLQREFCNWNVELFGQLITNITEAMERANSRVTEQLESSLSFLAITTMVAPFLGLLGTVQGVLRTFLSLRGAQLPTLQLIAPGISDALVTTVMGLLVAIPAAFFYNYFVSKVKSLQTEMERFTSELTGLFRLEMYRLLTSEDKGTTKRYIDEP, from the coding sequence ATGTCGGTGGTTTCCTGGGCGATATTTTTTCGTAAAAGCCGGCAGTTGCGGCGGGCACAGGCACAGTCACGTGCCTTTCTTGAGGCATTCGGTTACCGCCGTAACATCAACGATTATCAGGAACTCGCGCGGCTGTTTCCTGCTTCGCCACTTGTGTCATTGTTAGGCTCGGCGGTGGAGGAATGGCATTCACTCCAGCGAGAGTTTTGCAATTGGAATGTGGAATTGTTTGGTCAGCTTATTACCAATATCACCGAGGCTATGGAGCGGGCAAACTCCCGGGTAACTGAGCAGTTGGAGAGTTCGTTGTCTTTTCTTGCCATTACGACAATGGTAGCACCTTTCCTTGGTCTTTTGGGAACTGTTCAGGGTGTGCTTCGGACATTTCTATCACTGCGGGGGGCACAATTGCCGACTTTGCAGTTAATTGCACCGGGAATTTCAGATGCATTGGTAACAACGGTTATGGGACTATTGGTGGCGATTCCAGCGGCATTTTTTTACAATTATTTTGTCAGTAAGGTAAAAAGCCTACAGACGGAGATGGAACGGTTTACATCAGAGTTGACTGGGCTATTCAGGCTGGAGATGTACCGACTTTTGACCAGTGAAGATAAAGGAACCACCAAGCGATATATAGATGAGCCCTAG
- a CDS encoding biopolymer transporter ExbD: MSPSRFKERRLKFLAEMNITSLADVSFTLMIIFLIAGVSTALSRQQGIDLDLPRTTKPEPQTGAGLVISIREDKQIFIGTKAVSLQGFSKALVSQLAKGKYERVYLHADRRVDYGTIIEVLGLIREQGISHIGLTALPK, from the coding sequence ATGAGCCCTAGCAGATTCAAGGAACGAAGGCTGAAATTTCTCGCGGAAATGAACATCACCTCGTTAGCGGATGTTAGTTTTACTTTGATGATTATCTTTCTTATTGCCGGTGTTTCTACAGCATTGAGCCGGCAGCAAGGGATAGACCTTGATTTGCCCAGAACCACAAAGCCCGAACCTCAGACCGGTGCGGGTCTCGTGATTTCCATCAGGGAGGACAAGCAGATTTTCATTGGGACTAAGGCAGTTTCTCTGCAAGGGTTCAGCAAAGCGCTTGTGTCTCAGCTTGCCAAAGGTAAATACGAACGGGTTTATCTGCATGCCGATCGCCGGGTGGATTACGGAACAATTATCGAGGTCTTAGGGCTGATTAGAGAACAAGGGATTTCTCATATTGGTCTAACTGCACTTCCTAAGTAA
- a CDS encoding energy transducer TonB, translating into MKRELLISFAGHIILVGIIAFITQNVKKSETATRPAVITVEILRGITPGEENLPSTAHLFEQIPKPTPIKKEGEKPKSKLEPKGTDAMIKRAGLGAKVEGVAALGYNFYIQQMLERIAENWQDPQSNRTKKITATVMFVIERDGSLREIKLERGSGDAIFDESCLRAIMVTRKLPPLPEEFTAPRLKIHLEFEG; encoded by the coding sequence TTGAAGCGGGAGTTATTAATTTCATTTGCTGGACACATCATCTTGGTTGGGATTATAGCATTTATCACTCAGAATGTAAAAAAATCCGAGACGGCAACCAGACCAGCGGTGATTACTGTTGAGATTCTTCGGGGTATAACACCTGGCGAGGAAAATTTGCCATCTACCGCCCATCTTTTTGAGCAGATACCTAAGCCTACACCAATAAAAAAGGAAGGAGAAAAGCCAAAATCAAAGTTAGAACCAAAGGGCACGGACGCTATGATAAAACGTGCAGGGTTAGGTGCAAAAGTTGAGGGTGTTGCGGCACTTGGTTATAATTTTTATATTCAACAGATGCTCGAGCGAATTGCGGAAAACTGGCAAGATCCACAGAGTAACAGAACAAAGAAAATAACTGCAACAGTAATGTTTGTAATAGAACGGGATGGGAGTTTGAGAGAGATTAAACTTGAGCGAGGCTCAGGAGATGCAATCTTTGATGAGTCCTGTCTTCGGGCGATAATGGTGACGCGCAAATTACCTCCTTTACCCGAAGAGTTTACCGCACCGCGGCTTAAGATTCATCTTGAGTTTGAAGGTTAA
- a CDS encoding LemA family protein, which yields MPLVLVIIAGIIIVTLLFFVGTFNLLVRSRNRVKNGWHQIDVQLKRRIDLIPNLVETVKGYAAHEREVFEKVAEARELMMGAKGPAEAAKADSQLSATLKSLFAVVENYPDLKANQNFLRLQEELAHTENKIAFARQFYNDVVMDYNNHVQMFPFNIIAGIFKFRPAEFYEIPAAEREVPKVSF from the coding sequence ATGCCGTTAGTATTGGTAATAATAGCAGGTATCATTATAGTGACATTGCTATTTTTTGTAGGGACTTTTAACCTTTTGGTACGCAGTAGAAACCGTGTTAAAAATGGTTGGCATCAGATTGATGTGCAGTTAAAACGCCGCATCGACCTGATTCCCAACCTGGTTGAAACGGTAAAGGGTTACGCCGCGCACGAGCGGGAGGTGTTTGAAAAAGTTGCTGAAGCACGGGAACTTATGATGGGGGCTAAAGGTCCGGCAGAGGCAGCAAAGGCTGATAGCCAGTTGAGTGCTACCCTCAAGAGCCTTTTTGCAGTGGTAGAAAATTACCCTGATCTTAAGGCAAATCAGAACTTTTTAAGACTCCAGGAGGAGTTGGCACATACTGAAAATAAAATTGCCTTTGCCCGTCAGTTTTACAATGATGTGGTTATGGATTACAATAACCATGTGCAGATGTTTCCTTTTAATATCATCGCTGGTATCTTTAAATTTAGACCGGCAGAATTTTATGAAATACCCGCGGCTGAACGGGAGGTGCCTAAGGTCAGTTTTTAA